In Salmo trutta chromosome 16, fSalTru1.1, whole genome shotgun sequence, a genomic segment contains:
- the LOC115151081 gene encoding uncharacterized protein LOC115151081: MESPSSTTRRQAWVQTSRQWLTRKELDPEVPGPYIHPSAHPSTLQRPGYTHPSDQHQSASEDQFSDGCPAGKIESWLLGCGLETGSENSSNHLTVESLLKANSFEDDLSLGAEATALNVEGVSELRVLLPPPKHLHTGGVTTSTPRQRLALPLLHLGYSFASSGFSNSTSKASSVSEVLQLCAEDAEETLYELGFGCDEPEVTDRIPTRFINFPSQLHGINFRLFLQSQLYRLRQEDPGLSLASRFRQVEVLTAMANAFYSLYSHVSRMPLQKLSPPDTADKQTGRHFMGSVRSEPRSPVERLKDTVSKMCLYTSSGGSTQLGSGSACHGPGFSSGPGSGLSPKKRSSLPDLVGLVLENAKAEAVYRDMEEDNQDTGDSNGMSAAVDMSTMVKDRETETQGHIDTVSDKEMEQGLLSDVQDMDTWHSSLINSVEPHLVKDRATETHGHRDTVRGKGLDKGSSSDGDGADLERERDTDGTPNLRASSLSESGQREPSSRKKLDFCLTTPSPTCEVGETQNTIHPTDWAAVVAPVAKVTHDIICPQVVESVHQALYSSQLQQWNNNTQMATILSSVVSCENVRSDRSFSTSDTLHKPREEKGLTTNNSAKSLKVVLTPIPKAESEGDSRLGETGTLVESTFVPIKLPSGKRSPCLITVTDVACSFSSADTPEMVLAPSGGTTEVPTAAQCYPGVLENKWYLSPLKPPPIRVQGEASHSLQQANSFELEEVHSAGEEDFGQQETIRSTSLSLSTVNQNTGLVVRGDSMQSDSSGYADEDVNFSVYSPDRDKS; encoded by the exons ATGGAGAGCCCGTCTTCTACGACCAGGCGTCAGGCCTGGGTCCAGACCAGTCGACAGTGGCTGACCCGGAAAGAACTAGATCCAGAGGTACCAGGACCATACATCCACCCCTCTGCCCATCCATCTACTCTACAACGGCCAGGATACACCCATCCCTCTGATCAACACCAGTCTGCATCAGAGGATCAGTTCTCAGATG GATGCCCTGCGGGAAAGATTGAGAGCTGGCTTCTGGGctgtgg GCTGGAGACAGGCTCAGAGAACTCTAGCAATCATCTGACTGTTG AGTCTCTGCTGAAAGCGAACAGTTTTGAAGATGACCTGAGTCTGGGTGCCGAGG CTACAGCATTAAATGTCGAAGGAGTCTCAGAACTGAG GGTGCTGCTTCCGCCACCCAAACATCTTCACACAGGTGGAGTCACCACCAG TACTCCCCGTCAGAGGCTGGCTCTGCCCTTACTCCACCTCGGTTACAGTTTTGCCTCCAGTGGCTTCTCTAACAGCACCAGTAAGGCATCAAG tgtGTCTGAGGTGCTGCAACTGTGTGCAGAGGATGCAGAGGAGACTCTGTACGAGTTGGGGTTCGGATGTGACGAGCCTGAGGTTACAGACCGCATCCCCACCCGTTTCATCAACTTCCCCTCCCAGCTTCACGGTATCAACTTCCGCCTCTTCCTCCAGTCCCAACTGTACCGCCTCCGACAGGAGGACCCAGGACTCTCTCTGGCCA GTCGTTTCAGGCAGGTAGAGGTGCTAACAGCCATGGCCAATGCCTTCTACTCCCTCTACTCCCATGTGTCCCGCATGCCCCTTCAGAAGCTCTCCCCTCCCGACACCGCCGACAAGCAGACTGGACGGCACTTCATGGGAAGCGTTCGCAGCGAACCGAGGTCTCCAGTGGAGCGACTCAAGGACACGGTTTCTAAGATGTGCCTGTATACTAGCTCTGGTGGTTCCACCCAGCTAGGCTCGGGCTCTGCCTGCCACGGTCCGGGATTTTCTTCCGGACCTGGGTCTGGGTTGTCCCCCAAGAAGAGAAGCAGCCTGCCTGACTTGGTGGGACTGGTCCTGGAGAATGCCAAGGCAGAGGCTGTatacagagacatggaggaggataATCAGGATACAGGGGACAGTAATGGGATGAGTGCTGCTGTGGACATGAGTACTATGGtgaaggatagagagacagagacacaaggACACATAGACACAGTCAGTGACAAGGAGATGGAGCAGGGTTTGTTATCAGATGTACAGGATATGGACACATGGCATAGTAGTTTGATTAATTCTGTGGAGCCACATCTGGTCAaggacagagcgacagagacacaTGGACATAGAGACACAGTCAGAGGCAAGGGGTTGGACAAGGGATCGTCATCAGATGGGGATGGGGctgatttagagagagagagagacaccgacgGAACTCCAAACCTTCGAGCATCATCACTTTCAGAATCAGGTCAGCGAGAACCCAGTAGTAGAAAGAAGCTGGACTTTTGCCTTACTACTCCAAGTCCTACTTGTGAGGTTGGAGAAACTCAAAACACAATTCATCCCACAGACTGGGCAGCGGTGGTGGCACCGGTTGCCAAGGTTACCCATGACATCATATGTCCTCAGGTCGTTGAAAGTGTGCACCAGGCACTCTACAGCAGTCAACTACAACAGTGGAATAATAACACACAGATGGCGACCATTTTGTCATCTGTTGTGTCCTGTGAGAATGTTAGATCTGACCGGTCCTTCTCCACATCAGACACACTACACAAACCCAGGGAGGAGAAGGGTTTAACTACCAATAACTCAGCCAAGAGTTTAAAGGTCGTCTTAACTCCCATTCCAAAGGCTGAGTCTGAGGGTGACTCCCGTTTGGGAGAAACTGGGACACTGGTGGAGTCAACGTTCGTGCCCATAAAGCTCCCTAGTGGAAAGAGGTCCCCTTGTCTAATCACTGTAACTGATGTGGCTTGTAGTTTTAGTTCTGCAGACACACCGGAGATGGTTCTCGCTCCCAGTGGTGGTACCACTGAGGTGCCTACAGCAGCCCAGTGTTATCCAGGTGTATTGGAGAACAAGTGGTACCTGAGTCCTCTGAAACCACCACCAATCCGGGTCCAAGGGGAGGCCTCCCACAGTCTTCAACAGGCCAACTCCTTTGAGCTAGAGGAG GTACATAGTGCAGGGGAGGAAGACTTTGGACAGCAAGAAACCATAAGGTCAACATCTTTGTCACTGTCTACTGTCAATCAAAACACAG GTCTGGTGGTTCGAGGGGACAGCATGCAGTCAGACAGTAGTGGCTATGCTGATGAAGATGTCAACTTTTCAGTCTACTCCCCTGACAGAGACAAGAGCTGA